GATCACAATTAAAATAGAGTCCTAGACCTCGACTAGTCAAAGACCAAAGCTCTCTTACTTCCGTCTTTCTATTTTTCATGTAAAAAACAAACTACACCATAAATGTACGCTACAGCCCCATATCTCTATACTAAAAAGATTCCATTTTGCTAGACCTCTGAATTCAACTACTGCGTGTGCCTGGCTTGCGTTTGTGCTATCAAATTTGGCCAACTAGATGGAACCAAGCTGTAGTTGAAGTCACGAACTGATAGGGTACTTAAATAAGCAAGGAGAGCATGCATTATCATTATAAAGGACGGCAGGAAAAACCATGACTTGGACTGGTGGTAACTTGGCAAATCGTGGATCAACAAGATATATGGTAAAATTTTCCATTGGTAACATACAGTTTCAAAAGCATATATGCAGAACCAATCAAATTACAAAGGGGCAATTTAGCATCTCAAAAACAATCAAAAATTAAGTAATTTTGTTTCCTTGAAATACTCAGACAGACATGGCCAAAACATTCTGAAAATTCATGTATTTCACATCTGAAAATTGCATTATCTTTCTTTCGAGTGTCGAATTTCCTCAAGATCGAGCATGCAGGAAGGTGAAAAAAGAGGAAAATAATGCGCGGGGGGAGAGAGCATGATGCATACCATTGGGTGTACATATCAAGGACGATGGTCTTGTCGCCGGCGGCGTTGACGATCGGCCAGAAGGTGTCCTTGTCGACCTCGGTGACCTGGCCGACGGTGGCGGCAGTGTCCAAGCTAGACCTGACCGCAAAGGCAGTCTTCCGCCTCACCAAGCCCACAAGGGCAGCATTCTTCTTGTTGGGAGCCCAGCTTGAGCTTGAGCTTGAACTTGAGCCTGagcttgaaatggaagaagggtAAGTGATCGGGTGTTTGGACGAAGTGGAGCAGCAAATGGAGCGAAGAGGAGGGAGAGTGGCAGACTGGAGAAGAGCCATTATTGGATTCTGTGATGGAGAGCACTCCAGTTGCATCAGCCAGAAACAAATAAGAGAGGGATCCAGCCTCGTTTCCAAAGGACTGATTTACCCTTCGGTTCTGTGGGTTGTGCTGGGATATCCGCTCCGCTTTTCGTCACTTCACAAAACTCCATTTGTGGATCAAGAACTAGCCAGCACCTGGTGGTGGAAAGACAACACTGCCCCCTTCATTCGGGGCAGTTGCAATCGGAAGCTTGAATTTAGTATCGACTATGGACATTagtaaaaacaaaacattttTAACAGGTGTCGACGATGTTATCGATATTTACTCAACTTGTATGAAATCAGCAAGGCATTTTCCGTCTCTTGAAATGGTTTGTGGAAGCAAAATGAATTGCCTGTGGCTTGGATCAGAAAGTTTATAGGGTTATTTTGGTAAACGAAAGAGATTTTAGACGTCGTTTGGGGTTTAATGGGTAAACGAGTGGTGTGGGTGAGGGagcttttggttttgagaaaGTGAAAGAGTGATGGAGGAGATGGGTCGTGAGTCATCGGATGCTATTTTGCAACCCAATATGTTGGGGTCCTCGAGTCATTTTATCCATCTCGCATTCTATCTAGCGCGTGCTCCACATAAATGGGAGAAGACtaatcaaaattaaaacctTTGTCTCCTGTTGGAATGAGTTGGTAGAATTGTATGTAATGACGatacaaaattacaaactaCGAATTCGAGTGTTTTGAGCTTTGAAGTTAATGTAGAAATAGTGTTATCAAACCTACTCCCTATAGAAAATAatagagttaattacatataagtgcatatttgaatgttcttttagccataaggccaccaactatttttttccctcataaggccactagaataaaaaaggtattaaattttggatataaaaattaatatatttacataaatgccactagagtaaaaagttaacaatcatcctttataccctaaaccctaaaccctaaacccaaaacccaacaaaaataaaaaccctaaaccctaccctaaccctaaaccctaaaccctaccctaaccctaaaccctaaaccctaccctaaacccaacaaaaataaaaccctaaaccctaaaccctaaaaccctaaaccctaaaccctaaaccctaaaccctaaaccctaaaccctaaaccctaaaataaaaccctaaaccctaaacaaaaataaaaccctaaaccctaaaccctaaaccctaaaccctaaaccctaaaccctaaaccctaaaccctaaaataaaaccctaaaccctgtgCTTGGAACGCTGAGACCTCTCGCCGTTCAGGTCGTACCTTAGGTTGATAAAGAAACCTAAGGTAACcctaaaataaaaccctaaaccctaaactctaaacccTGTGCTTGGAACGATGAGACCTCTCGCCGTTCAGGTCGTACGTTAGGTTGATAAAGAAACCAGGCGGTTAGTTTTTTTAGGTAGAAGGGTAAAATggacaaagaaaaaataatttaaagaggCAAGTGGCCTTATTTGCACAAAAcaatttaggtggccttatggctaatataagtttcaaaatgacacttgtttgtaattttctaaaaataatATTACTTGTCGTCATTTCACAGTGCTATTCATCATCAGAAGTTCAGAACAATTCATTTTTTGAAACATCATAAGCATcgtttaaaaaaataataataatcaaacaTATTATAACATTTGTTTTTCATTAATGATGGTCAAAAATTCGTTTTTACAATAAATAACAGATTATAATTCATAGTGTTATTGCTATGTGAAACAGTGAAAGGGCCTTGATCGATATTGTACAGGCTCATAAACCAAGCATCATTTTCCTGGAAAAAACCCTAGTGCAAAAGGAGCATATCAACACACTGACTCGAAAACTTGGCTTCAAAGATGACATCTGCTACCCACATGAACGGGAGTCACAAGGTGTGGCTCTCATGTGGAATGAGGACACTAATGCGGAGCTACGTTCTCGATCACCCAATCACATTGATGTAGTTATTGGCAAAACAGAGGATGCACTCAAATGGCGTTTTACAGGCATTTACGGTACGGGGTAGTCGCAAGGGGAGAGCGCCACAAAACCTGGTCTCTTATCAGAGCTCTCGCGTCTGAACAATGTTCCCTGCCTTGGCTTGTTGCAGGGGACTTCAATGAGATTATGCCCAACAATGACAAGTCTGGAGGACCACCGAGAGCGGCAGCACCGATGGCTACTTTTAGAAGAACAATGACAAACTGCGATCTCATCGATCTGGGTTTTGTGGGCAGTCGTTTTACATGGAGTAGTAAATACACAAAGGAACGACTGGATAGGGGTTTCCAAACACCCTAATGGAGAACCTTGTTCCCATATAGTAGGGTTgtaactctaaaccctagtgaATCAGATCATAGCCCCCTTCTAATTATTGTGAGTTCAACAAAGACAACATCGCAAAAAACTCCAAGACTGTTCAGGTTTGAGGAATGTTGGCATGAAAACCCTAATTGTGGTAATATCATTAAACAAACGTGGTTAGGGCCTTCCACAAGAGATGCATTGTAACAATTATCGAGGAAGATCAAGGACACATGCATTAAACTCATGCAATGGCACAAGTTTGATTTTGACAATCAAAAGGCAGAGTTAAGAATTATCCAAGAGAAGCTAAATGACCTGATGGGATTACTCTACTCCCCAGAGCAATATGAGGAGCAGAGATTATTACATGTCAAACATAGCCAAACTCTTGCTCAACATGAAGTTTACTGGAGGCAACGATCTCAAGCTATTTGGCTCAAGGACGGAGAtcgcaactccgcttattttcaCAGAAGGGCTAGCAATCGTAGAAGTAAAAATCTCATTTGTGGCCTCAAAGATGAACAAGACCAGTGGCAAACTGACCCGAAAGAGGTTCAAAGATTGCTGCTCTCATATTTTTCAAGTGTCTTCTCGACTGAGGGCTGTGAATTATAAGCGCTAGCACAAGTAATGGAAGCCACACCAGTGAGGGTCACACCAGAGATGAACAATGACCTATTGAAGCCATACAcagaagaagaaatcaaggtAGCTCTTTTCCAAATGCACCCTTCCAAAATCACTGGCCCCGACGGTATGTCCctatttttcttccaaaaatatTGGAACATTGTAGCCAATGATGTTTACTTGGTAGTTTGTAGTTTCCTTGAGACAGGTGAATTATGTGATACCAATTTCACGTATCTATGCCTTGTACTGAAAATCAACGACCCTCAGGAAGCTGCACACTTTAGGCCTATAGCCCTTAGCAATGTCATTAGCCGCATTGCGTCAAAAGTTGTTGCTAATCGTTTAAAGCACTGGCTTCCTGAGATCATATCACCTCTGCAAAGTGCCTATGTCCCAGGGCGTATCATCTCTGACAATACTTTGGTTGCCAATGAAGCTGCACATTTAATGCACAAACTAAAGCATCAAGACACTGGTTTCTTTTCGTTAAAGCTCGATATTAGTAAGGCGTATGACCACCTAGAGTGGAACTATCTGCATGCCATTCTATCGAAGCTAGGCTTCCACCCTCCTTGGATCAGTATGGTGATGAAAAATGTCAGATCGGTGACCTACTCAATTTTGCAGTAAGGCAACACAACTCCTCCTATCTTACCTTCTAGAGGAATCAGACAAGGAGATCCATTGTCACCATACTTGTTTATTTTGTGTGCAGAATGCCTCTCTGCTCTAATCACTCATGCAGTTCGAGCAAATCTTATTACTAGCCTCAAAATGTGTCCTCAAGCTCCATAgcttcaccattttttttttttgtgaatgaTAGCTTATTATTTGGTACAGCTAATATTGAGAAATGTCTTGCCTTTAAGCAAATTCTAGGGATTTACAAGAGAGTCTCGGGACAGAAGGTCAATTTCCAAAAAAGTAGTGTTGTTTTCAGTCGAAATGTCGGATTAGATCTTCAGCACAGCCTGGCAGCCATCCTTGAAGTGGAACGCGTGGAAGAACATGATAAATATCTTGGATCGCCATTGCGTATGGCTAAATCAAAAACTGCAAAATTTGCCTATATAAAAGAAAGGTTATCCAAGAAGTTGATTAGTTGGAAAGCCAAAATCCTTAGTTGTGCTGGAAAGGAAATCATAATAAAGGAAATTGCTCAAACAATGCCCCTATATGCCATGAACTGTTATTTGCTTCCTAAAGGCCTATGTAATGACATTCATCAGTTGTGTTATTTGCTTCCTAATGGCCTATGTGATGACATTCATCAGTTGTGTTCTTCTGGGGAGACACATATGAGAAGAAAAGGATTCATTGGAGGAGTTGGGAACAGATGTGTTTGACTAAACAAGAAGGTGGGATGGGCTTCAAAAATCTGTATGCTTACAATATTTCTATGCTTGCTAAATAGGGTTAGAGGATTATCTCTTATCCTCAATCTTTAATTGCCAAGTTGTACAAGGCAAAGTATTTTCCACATTTGCTCTTTTTGGGAAGCAGAGGTTGGAGATTCTCCATCATTCTCTTGGAGAAGTATTCTCCAAGGTAGAGCGGTCCTAAAAGCAGGAGTTCAGTGGAAAATAGGATACGGTACTCAAGTTGATATTTGGCAAGATAAATGGATCCCTGTACCCACACCAACTTCAATTTCCAGACCACCAAATACTAGCCTTACAAAAGTGGTTGATCTAATTGATGCATCATGTAGACAATGGAAAGCTGATACCATACATAACTTGTTTTCTAATCACATTGCAGAAAGAATTCTATGCATTCCACTTGGAAGACATCATAATCCAGACAGGCTGATTTGGAGCCCAGAGTGGAAAGGATACTACTCAATGATAAGTGCATATTGGATTGCAAGAATGGAGGTCATGCAGCGTGCCCTAGTTTCGACTTCATCTGGAAAGCCTTACAAGGAACTATGCGTCATATTTGGATAGCCAAAGTCCCTGGCAAGGTTGGCATTTGTGTATGGAGGGCATGTAATAACTTCCTGGCCACAAGGGACAGGCTTCTAACTAAAGGTTATAACAGGGGACTACACTGCTTCTTATGTCCACATAACAGCGAGGATGCTTCCCATCTATTTTTTCATTACCCCACAGCCTCATCGATCATATCTGCACCTCCATTCAACCTGCCAACTGATCTACATGCAACTTCAAGGACTGGATGCTTGAGAGAGCTCTTACCTTGAGCAGTGAGATCTTTGCCAAACTCATGATGATTATTTGGGCTCTTTGGAAAAACAGGAACAACTTCTTATGGAATGGCACACAACAAACTGCTCAAGATATTCTCCTAAGTAGTTTTGTATGGCTTGAAGAATTTCAAAAGGCACGCGCTCCAGCTGCGACAACATGACAATTACCTCGACGTTTTTGGAAACCCGCTGCAAATGGGGTTCTTAAAATGAATGTTGATGCTTCATTTCTTTCCACTCATACTAGAGGAGGAATTGGAGGGGTCCTGAGAACTACAACCGGGCATGTGGTAGCAGCTTTTGTTGGCCCTATTTCTCATGTCGCATCCCCAAAACAAAGTGAATTATATGCAATCTGAGCTggggttgatctggtgaagtTTCTACACATACAACAGGTTGTTATTGAGAGTGACTGTACCGAGGCAATTGCAGAAGCATCTTGCTCactcaaatactaaatttactcactaagcCTCACTCAAGTTCTTGAAgaatggtgtttttttttttactttctttctcttttagctgtgcaaaaaaaaaaaggagtaataattttttcttaatgtttatttattttctttattttctttacctcatgatttattatttaatagtttatttatttatttattattattattattttgcaaatataatggatagattggGATTTAGATCATAATAAAAATTTTGttctccctcaccaatatgcgttcaacatatatgatgatagaaatttttatgtcacatgttcttgattatagttttaattcttattaaatatatataaatattttagtgagtatgtagtgaaattagaaaataaaaatagataaggaaaataataaagaatgcaatataatactattgaattggaaagtctagagaaattaaatataatattttttaggTATTATTATTGtctttaatagtcattttatagaaggttatatatgtcatttaataattca
Above is a genomic segment from Rosa chinensis cultivar Old Blush chromosome 3, RchiOBHm-V2, whole genome shotgun sequence containing:
- the LOC112191338 gene encoding thioredoxin F-type, chloroplastic isoform X2, which codes for MQLECSPSQNPIMALLQSATLPPLRSICCSTSSKHPITYPSSISSSGSSSSSSSSWAPNKKNAALVGLVRRKTAFAVRSSLDTAATVGQVTEVDKDTFWPIVNAAGDKTIVLDMYTQWCGPCKIIAPKYVELSQKYDDVIFLKLDCNQENKPLAKELGIRVVPTFKILKHDKVVKEVTGAKFDDLVAAIETVRTS
- the LOC112191338 gene encoding thioredoxin F-type, chloroplastic isoform X1; protein product: MQLECSPSQNPIMALLQSATLPPLRSICCSTSSKHPITYPSSISSSGSSSSSSSSWAPNKKNAALVGLVRRKTAFAVRSSLDTAATVGQVTEVDKDTFWPIVNAAGDKTIVLDMYTQWCGPCKIIAPKYVELSQKYDDVIFLKLDCNQENKQPLAKELGIRVVPTFKILKHDKVVKEVTGAKFDDLVAAIETVRTS